A region from the Paenibacillus humicola genome encodes:
- a CDS encoding GerMN domain-containing protein, producing the protein MKHQATPRFLLAAAALVIAAALAGCGTKEGAKPLAGAESTQQRSGAGEGTADKSEQISVYFTDDDLTDLKEQKAEIRFADDKTKLEAAFAALQASPTDLISLWKHVQLLSVKIEDGAAVFDLHLPNEARLGAPGEDLALQAIEKTMFQFDDVKSIDLLVDGAKVDSLMGHDELDHPIMKP; encoded by the coding sequence ATGAAACACCAAGCGACTCCCCGCTTCCTTCTGGCCGCGGCAGCTCTGGTGATCGCGGCGGCGCTTGCCGGCTGCGGGACGAAAGAAGGTGCGAAGCCGCTGGCGGGCGCAGAATCGACGCAGCAGAGGAGCGGAGCCGGGGAGGGGACGGCCGACAAATCCGAGCAGATCAGCGTCTATTTCACCGATGACGATTTGACCGATCTGAAAGAGCAGAAGGCGGAAATCCGCTTTGCGGATGACAAGACGAAGCTTGAAGCAGCCTTCGCCGCCCTTCAGGCGAGCCCGACCGACCTCATTTCCCTTTGGAAGCACGTTCAGCTGCTGAGCGTCAAAATCGAAGACGGCGCGGCTGTGTTCGATCTCCATTTGCCGAACGAAGCCCGTCTCGGCGCGCCGGGAGAAGATTTGGCGCTTCAAGCGATCGAGAAAACGATGTTTCAGTTCGACGATGTCAAATCGATCGATCTCCTCGTCGACGGAGCGAAAGTCGACAGCCTGATGGGACACGACGAATTGGACCATCCGATTATGAAACCGTAA
- the nth gene encoding endonuclease III, translated as MTHILRVIGEMFPDAHCELNHENPFELTIAVLLSAQCTDETVNKVTADLFRKYKTPADYLSVPIEELEQDIRRIGLFRNKAANIQKLCRMLIESYGGEVPRDHEELTKLPGVGRKTANVVVSNAFGVPAIAVDTHVERVSKRLGVAKPDDSVLEVEKKLMKLVPRDQWTDTHHRLIFFGRYHCKAQNPQCSVCPLLDLCKEGQKRMKPAGNRKAKKKIN; from the coding sequence ATGACGCACATTTTGCGCGTGATCGGCGAGATGTTTCCGGACGCGCATTGCGAGCTCAATCACGAAAATCCGTTCGAGCTGACGATCGCCGTTTTGCTCTCGGCGCAGTGCACCGACGAAACGGTCAATAAAGTGACGGCCGATCTGTTCCGCAAGTACAAGACGCCCGCCGATTATTTGAGCGTCCCGATTGAAGAGCTGGAGCAGGATATCCGGCGTATCGGCCTGTTCCGCAATAAGGCGGCCAACATTCAGAAGCTGTGTCGGATGCTGATTGAGTCGTACGGAGGCGAGGTACCGCGGGATCACGAGGAGCTGACCAAGCTTCCCGGCGTCGGTCGCAAGACGGCCAACGTCGTCGTATCCAACGCCTTCGGCGTGCCGGCGATCGCCGTCGATACGCACGTGGAACGGGTATCCAAAAGGCTTGGCGTCGCCAAGCCCGACGACAGCGTGCTCGAAGTGGAGAAGAAGCTGATGAAGCTCGTGCCTCGCGATCAATGGACGGATACGCACCACAGGCTCATTTTTTTTGGAAGGTATCACTGCAAGGCGCAAAATCCGCAATGTTCCGTTTGTCCGCTGCTTGATTTATGCAAAGAAGGGCAAAAACGGATGAAACCCGCCGGGAACCGGAAAGCTAAGAAAAAAATAAATTAA
- a CDS encoding S-layer homology domain-containing protein, which yields MQHSKWFKTAAAAVVFSLLSGGVIAGVPSASAAAAGGFTDVPASHWAAKPILKLSLQGIVQGNNGKFMPNDNITQQEAITMVLRFMDKEADVQQDNAIVFPDSFKVDNFFKPYVVLALQLNLIDQNTEFKLAEQNPSSPWGERKASREWITKLIVRAIGQTSLADSLAASPAAFSDKGKIDDGYAGYINAAVSLKLVNGVTPDTFEPQSPITRAAMATLLSRAESQYPVQYPGETTGVLSGEDENSVSVYANSAETSFDVADDTYVYRYDSDKPTTLDKLDPNTKVDVIANGNQALYIEQLDGEQQVKKIDGTFDRIVPSENKLWMWVGDEPVSVIYDSKLTATDASGASIPLSSLVKDSNIEVQQDTYRPQPQAVAVTVQSAPVNKSGQGVVTGVDQTGGTVTITDSASGTAETLNVSPRADIVWQGTLLTGGLSQIQTGDTIAFDVDNSVVTRITIQMTSAKTITGKLVSISTDTKTVNYTRDGSSALEAKFLADAVTVQINGLTGTSIADLSAGDQVQLSLDDQGKVSSIKVLNRQVQQMNGASIVYFDPDTNALLVNDDNGNALAVTLSDATKIDYNGNMLTLSAAESLFTKNRKVTIGFTNGKAVSVQFVFNYTGKVVTLDRTNNQLTLLLSNGSNFTIPLDSYPAVQIMGNPSATLADVNPGDTVTALLNATQDKVSAIQVQTTVQAQIAAVDAANNKLTLNIGGQTSDWAAGSLAITDAQGNPIALSNLVAGQTGSLTYTGSTPTSFQTVAVTIGKINAVSTNALTLADGSGNTSVLPLGTAYTVNKNGVTGNSASALQSGDWVEVHQDAGGQTVVTAIAGLSKKFWKYDTASGVLSVQRANLNDSDYQYKTTAATKYTQGNAAISVSQLMSGDSVTLYVYNGVVLEVVKSS from the coding sequence ATGCAGCACAGCAAATGGTTCAAAACGGCGGCGGCAGCCGTCGTTTTCTCACTTCTTTCGGGCGGCGTTATCGCCGGCGTTCCGTCCGCTTCGGCAGCCGCCGCAGGAGGGTTTACCGACGTGCCAGCCAGCCACTGGGCCGCGAAGCCGATTCTTAAGCTTTCGCTGCAAGGTATCGTGCAGGGGAACAACGGAAAATTTATGCCGAACGACAACATTACCCAGCAGGAAGCGATCACGATGGTGCTCCGCTTCATGGACAAGGAAGCCGACGTCCAGCAGGATAATGCCATCGTTTTTCCGGACTCGTTCAAGGTCGACAATTTTTTCAAACCGTACGTCGTGCTCGCGCTGCAGCTTAACCTGATCGACCAGAACACGGAATTCAAGCTCGCCGAACAAAATCCGTCTTCTCCATGGGGCGAGCGCAAGGCGTCCCGGGAGTGGATCACGAAGCTGATCGTACGGGCAATCGGCCAGACGTCGCTGGCGGACAGCCTGGCGGCGTCGCCGGCAGCTTTCTCCGACAAAGGCAAAATCGACGACGGTTATGCAGGCTATATCAACGCCGCCGTTTCGCTGAAGCTCGTTAACGGCGTAACGCCGGATACGTTCGAGCCGCAAAGCCCGATCACGAGGGCGGCCATGGCGACGCTGCTCAGCCGGGCGGAAAGCCAGTACCCGGTTCAATATCCGGGCGAGACGACTGGCGTCCTTTCCGGCGAAGACGAAAACTCCGTTTCCGTGTACGCGAATAGCGCGGAAACGTCTTTTGACGTTGCGGACGACACGTATGTATACCGCTACGATTCGGATAAACCGACGACTCTCGACAAGCTTGATCCAAATACGAAGGTTGACGTTATCGCAAACGGGAACCAGGCGCTGTATATCGAGCAGCTTGACGGAGAACAGCAGGTCAAAAAAATAGACGGCACCTTCGACCGCATCGTACCGAGCGAGAACAAGCTGTGGATGTGGGTCGGCGATGAGCCGGTTTCCGTTATTTACGACAGCAAGCTGACGGCAACGGACGCATCCGGCGCCTCCATTCCGCTCTCTTCCCTCGTGAAGGACAGCAATATCGAGGTGCAGCAGGACACTTACCGTCCGCAGCCGCAGGCCGTTGCTGTTACCGTGCAGTCCGCGCCGGTTAACAAATCGGGTCAAGGCGTCGTGACGGGCGTGGACCAAACGGGCGGCACCGTCACGATTACCGATAGCGCCAGCGGAACGGCAGAGACGCTGAACGTCTCGCCGCGGGCGGATATCGTTTGGCAGGGGACGCTGCTGACGGGCGGACTTTCGCAAATTCAAACCGGCGATACGATTGCGTTCGACGTCGACAACAGCGTCGTGACCCGGATTACGATTCAGATGACGTCGGCCAAAACGATTACCGGCAAGCTCGTCTCCATCAGCACCGACACGAAGACGGTCAACTATACGAGGGACGGGAGCAGTGCGCTGGAAGCAAAATTTTTGGCGGATGCGGTTACGGTTCAGATCAACGGGCTGACGGGTACGAGCATCGCCGATCTGTCTGCGGGCGATCAGGTCCAGCTGTCGCTTGACGATCAGGGCAAGGTTTCGTCGATCAAAGTACTGAACCGCCAGGTCCAGCAGATGAACGGGGCTTCGATCGTCTACTTCGATCCCGATACAAATGCCTTGTTAGTAAATGATGATAATGGAAATGCGCTGGCCGTAACACTTTCAGACGCGACAAAAATCGATTATAACGGCAACATGCTTACACTGTCAGCGGCGGAAAGCCTATTTACTAAAAACCGTAAAGTTACGATCGGCTTCACGAACGGCAAGGCGGTCTCCGTCCAGTTCGTCTTCAACTATACCGGCAAGGTCGTTACGCTCGACCGGACGAACAACCAGCTGACGCTTCTGCTGTCGAACGGCTCGAACTTTACGATTCCTCTGGACAGCTATCCGGCCGTTCAGATTATGGGCAATCCGTCGGCCACGCTGGCCGATGTGAATCCGGGCGATACGGTGACGGCGCTGCTTAATGCGACGCAGGATAAAGTATCCGCCATTCAGGTGCAGACCACCGTTCAAGCCCAGATCGCGGCCGTCGATGCGGCTAACAACAAGCTGACGCTGAATATCGGCGGTCAAACCTCCGATTGGGCGGCGGGATCGCTGGCGATCACGGATGCGCAGGGCAATCCGATCGCACTGTCGAACCTCGTCGCCGGACAAACCGGCAGCCTGACGTATACGGGTTCGACGCCGACGTCGTTCCAAACGGTTGCGGTTACGATCGGCAAAATCAACGCGGTGTCGACGAATGCGCTGACGCTCGCGGACGGCAGCGGAAACACGTCCGTTCTGCCGCTTGGAACGGCCTATACGGTTAATAAAAACGGCGTTACCGGCAATTCGGCTTCCGCGCTTCAAAGCGGAGACTGGGTTGAGGTTCATCAAGATGCCGGAGGCCAGACGGTCGTAACGGCCATTGCCGGTTTGTCCAAAAAGTTTTGGAAATACGATACGGCTAGCGGCGTGTTATCGGTCCAGCGCGCGAACCTGAACGACTCGGATTACCAGTACAAGACGACGGCGGCGACGAAATATACGCAGGGCAATGCCGCCATTTCGGTCAGCCAGCTGATGAGCGGCGACAGTGTGACGCTTTATGTCTATAACGGCGTTGTGCTGGAAGTCGTAAAGTCGTCTTAA
- the leuD gene encoding 3-isopropylmalate dehydratase small subunit, giving the protein MEAFKKLTGLVAPVDRVNVDTDAIIPKQFLKRIERSGFGQFLFFEWRWDEKGNEIADFSLNQPRYKGASVLISRANFGCGSSREHAPWAILDYGFKVVIAPSFADIFYNNCFKNGILPIRLSEEQVEELFQRTAANEGYELTVDLENNKINDGAGLEISFDLDEHRRQFLLLGLDDIGLTLQHEDKISAYEASRVAF; this is encoded by the coding sequence ATGGAAGCATTCAAAAAGCTGACGGGGCTTGTCGCCCCGGTTGACCGTGTAAACGTCGATACGGACGCGATTATTCCGAAACAATTTCTGAAGCGCATCGAGCGCAGCGGCTTCGGCCAATTTCTGTTTTTCGAGTGGCGGTGGGACGAAAAGGGGAACGAAATTGCCGATTTCAGCCTCAACCAGCCGCGCTATAAAGGCGCTTCGGTGCTGATTTCCCGCGCGAATTTCGGCTGCGGCTCCTCCCGCGAGCACGCGCCGTGGGCGATTCTCGACTACGGCTTCAAGGTTGTGATCGCACCGTCTTTCGCCGATATTTTCTATAACAACTGCTTCAAGAACGGAATCCTGCCGATTCGTTTGAGCGAAGAACAGGTGGAAGAGCTGTTCCAGCGCACGGCAGCGAACGAAGGCTACGAGCTGACGGTCGACCTGGAAAACAACAAAATCAACGACGGCGCGGGACTCGAGATCTCGTTCGACCTTGACGAGCACCGCCGCCAGTTTTTGCTGCTCGGTCTGGACGACATCGGCCTGACGCTTCAGCACGAGGACAAAATCTCCGCGTACGAAGCCAGCCGCGTTGCGTTCTGA
- a CDS encoding dynamin family protein → MSHRLETAAHPLGSALEQMAPIMASSGDGRNAERLLELQGKLAAGKLTVAFCGHFSAGKSTLVNRLCGTDLLPSSPIPTSANVVTIANGKPQAVICKLADGKAVTEAVPVERVNDYGKDGDTIQSISLSYPIPRLGDHTVLLDTPGIDSTDGAHRMATESALHMADVVFYVMDYNHVQSEINFAFAKQLKEWGKPLYLIVNQIDKHRDRELDFGEYRRSVEEAFANWHLEPSGTLYLSLRVPDHPHSEWGELERLLQELAGLRKPLAACSVDASARHLIRVHGKWMEEKNEPERQRLLAAAGGETAAEAVRAEMEELHGRLAAVEAEPEAVRSRLLHDVQSLLDNAIVTPAATRDLAQSFLESRRPGFKAGLLFAGAKTAAERERRLAAFRSDFAAQTNAAIEWHLNDLLRKAADAAGWRGEAVERELAETIHFEIEPDWLLGHVNAGAVFGSEYTMTYCRELAADVKALYRKRAMVWIDRLAGLAAEAGEAAAAPVRRRLGELGSQAEALAQLAALAERAAAHLARLAALLPPAPPRPALPQPQAPGGGAPAAAQPAAPAVQPAVPAAEPAVPAAQPAPAAQPAPAAGALGPQREAAARLSRAAALLAPHAALAPAVQAMRDKAQRLGESRFTIALFGAFSAGKSSLANALLGEPVLPVSPNPTTAAVNRIVPPSDDGAHGTAAVVMKPRAAMLDDLRYSLGLLGEDAANLDADALLQAIGKLSPEGVQAGGRPHYSFLKAAALGWREHEPMLGQRLLVDADAYRRYVAEESRSCFVSEIELYHANPLTAEGIVLVDTPGADSVNARHTGVAFNYIKNADAILFVTYYNHAFSQADRQFLMQLGRVKDQFELDKMFFIVNAADLAASAEELEGVLEHVERNLQQHGIRFPRMFPVSSLQALDGKLGGDREAVDSSGITAFEDAFLDFTRGDLGSLAVASAEQELTRARRTIEEWIRAASGDAASREAAKRKLAEDAEETARLAGGLEAPEPNAQLAQELKELLFYVLQRVQLRFGDLYNFAFNPSSLQDDGRDLRKATWTSWLELQRLLQIELAQELQATSLRLDNALNRLAAKRFGLAAEETAGRIAGFEPSVFKPAELPTPDELPAWTADNVEAKWLWSHFKSPRYFFEGEGKAALRRELEGKLAEPLQRWIAEAEAAWSVRYAELWNGAMRACAAVLRQDIEAFARGKLASLDAGDEELAQLKRLHAELSAL, encoded by the coding sequence ATGAGCCATCGACTGGAAACAGCCGCTCATCCGCTTGGGTCCGCACTGGAGCAAATGGCGCCGATTATGGCGTCCTCCGGCGACGGGCGCAATGCGGAGCGGCTTCTTGAGCTTCAAGGGAAACTGGCGGCTGGCAAGCTGACGGTCGCTTTTTGCGGTCACTTCTCCGCGGGAAAATCGACGCTGGTGAACCGGCTGTGCGGCACGGACTTGCTGCCGTCCAGTCCGATTCCGACGAGCGCGAACGTCGTGACGATCGCAAACGGAAAGCCGCAAGCCGTTATTTGCAAGCTGGCGGACGGAAAGGCGGTAACGGAAGCGGTTCCGGTTGAACGCGTGAACGATTACGGCAAGGACGGCGATACGATTCAGTCCATCTCGCTCTCCTATCCGATTCCCCGGCTCGGGGATCATACGGTGCTGCTCGACACGCCGGGCATCGATTCGACGGACGGGGCCCATCGGATGGCGACCGAATCTGCGCTGCATATGGCCGATGTCGTCTTTTACGTGATGGATTACAATCATGTGCAGTCCGAGATCAATTTCGCGTTTGCCAAGCAGCTGAAGGAATGGGGAAAGCCGCTTTATTTGATCGTGAATCAAATCGACAAGCACCGCGACCGCGAGCTTGACTTCGGCGAATACCGCAGGAGCGTGGAAGAGGCGTTTGCAAACTGGCATCTGGAGCCTAGCGGGACCCTGTACCTGTCGCTGCGGGTGCCGGACCACCCGCATTCGGAATGGGGCGAGCTGGAACGGCTGCTGCAGGAGCTGGCCGGGCTGCGGAAGCCGCTCGCGGCGTGCAGCGTCGACGCCTCTGCCCGACACCTGATCCGGGTGCACGGCAAATGGATGGAAGAAAAAAACGAACCCGAGCGGCAGCGCCTGCTGGCGGCGGCCGGCGGGGAAACGGCGGCGGAAGCCGTACGTGCCGAGATGGAAGAGCTGCACGGGCGGCTCGCGGCGGTCGAAGCGGAGCCGGAAGCCGTCCGCTCGCGCCTGCTGCACGACGTGCAGAGCCTGCTTGACAACGCGATCGTGACGCCGGCGGCGACGCGCGATCTGGCGCAGTCGTTTCTGGAAAGCCGCAGGCCCGGCTTCAAGGCGGGCCTGCTGTTCGCCGGCGCGAAGACGGCGGCGGAGCGCGAACGGCGGCTGGCCGCGTTCCGGAGCGATTTTGCGGCGCAGACGAACGCGGCGATCGAATGGCATTTGAACGATTTGCTGCGCAAGGCGGCCGACGCCGCCGGCTGGCGCGGCGAAGCGGTGGAGCGCGAGCTGGCCGAAACGATTCATTTCGAGATCGAGCCGGACTGGCTGCTCGGACATGTCAATGCGGGAGCCGTGTTCGGCAGCGAGTATACGATGACCTACTGCCGCGAGCTTGCCGCGGACGTTAAGGCGCTGTACCGCAAGCGGGCGATGGTTTGGATCGACCGCTTGGCGGGACTTGCCGCCGAGGCGGGCGAAGCCGCCGCGGCGCCCGTGCGCCGGCGGCTTGGGGAGCTGGGCTCCCAAGCCGAGGCGCTGGCGCAGCTGGCCGCGCTGGCGGAGCGCGCGGCCGCGCATTTGGCGCGGCTGGCGGCGCTGCTGCCGCCCGCGCCGCCGCGCCCGGCGCTGCCGCAGCCGCAGGCGCCCGGCGGCGGGGCGCCTGCGGCTGCGCAGCCCGCGGCGCCGGCGGTACAGCCCGCTGTGCCCGCGGCAGAGCCCGCGGTGCCGGCGGCACAGCCCGCGCCGGCGGCACAGCCCGCGCCGGCCGCGGGCGCGCTCGGGCCGCAGCGCGAAGCCGCGGCCCGGCTCAGCCGCGCGGCGGCGCTGCTGGCGCCGCACGCGGCGCTTGCCCCTGCGGTGCAGGCCATGCGCGACAAGGCGCAGCGGCTCGGCGAGAGCCGCTTTACGATCGCGCTGTTCGGGGCGTTCAGCGCGGGCAAATCGTCGCTCGCGAACGCGCTGCTCGGCGAGCCGGTGCTGCCGGTATCGCCGAATCCGACGACCGCCGCGGTGAACCGTATCGTGCCGCCGTCGGACGACGGGGCACACGGGACGGCAGCGGTCGTCATGAAGCCGCGCGCGGCGATGCTGGACGATCTGCGCTATTCGCTCGGGCTGCTGGGCGAAGACGCGGCGAATCTCGATGCCGATGCGCTGCTGCAAGCGATCGGCAAGCTGTCGCCGGAAGGCGTCCAAGCCGGAGGCCGGCCGCACTACAGCTTCCTGAAGGCCGCGGCGCTCGGCTGGCGCGAGCACGAACCGATGCTCGGGCAGCGGCTTCTCGTCGACGCGGATGCATACCGCCGTTATGTGGCGGAGGAATCGCGTTCCTGCTTCGTGAGCGAGATCGAGCTGTATCACGCCAATCCGTTGACCGCGGAAGGCATCGTGCTGGTCGATACGCCGGGAGCGGATTCGGTGAACGCCCGGCATACGGGCGTCGCTTTCAATTACATTAAAAACGCGGACGCGATTTTGTTCGTCACCTATTATAATCACGCGTTCTCCCAAGCCGACCGGCAGTTTCTGATGCAGCTCGGGCGGGTGAAGGACCAATTCGAGCTCGACAAAATGTTTTTTATCGTCAATGCAGCCGATCTCGCTGCAAGTGCCGAAGAGCTGGAGGGAGTGCTGGAGCATGTGGAACGTAATTTGCAGCAGCACGGTATCCGGTTTCCCCGCATGTTCCCGGTTTCCAGCCTGCAGGCGCTGGACGGGAAGCTGGGCGGCGACAGAGAAGCGGTCGACAGCTCCGGCATTACGGCCTTCGAGGACGCGTTCCTTGACTTTACGCGCGGCGATTTGGGCAGCTTGGCCGTCGCTTCCGCCGAGCAGGAGCTGACGCGGGCCCGCCGGACGATCGAGGAATGGATCCGTGCGGCGTCCGGAGACGCGGCATCGCGCGAGGCGGCAAAGCGGAAGCTGGCGGAGGATGCAGAGGAGACGGCCCGGCTGGCTGGCGGGCTGGAAGCGCCGGAGCCGAACGCGCAGCTCGCGCAGGAGCTGAAGGAGCTGCTGTTCTACGTGCTGCAGCGGGTTCAGCTTCGTTTCGGCGACCTGTACAATTTCGCCTTTAACCCTTCATCCCTGCAGGACGACGGGCGCGATTTGCGAAAAGCAACATGGACGTCTTGGCTGGAGCTGCAGCGGCTGCTGCAGATCGAGCTGGCGCAGGAGCTGCAGGCGACTTCGCTGCGCCTCGACAATGCGCTGAACCGGCTGGCCGCAAAACGCTTCGGCCTCGCCGCGGAGGAAACGGCCGGGCGGATCGCCGGCTTCGAGCCTTCCGTCTTCAAGCCGGCCGAGCTGCCGACGCCGGATGAGCTGCCCGCCTGGACGGCGGACAACGTCGAAGCCAAATGGCTGTGGAGCCATTTTAAATCGCCTCGATACTTTTTCGAAGGCGAAGGCAAAGCGGCGCTGAGGCGCGAGCTCGAAGGGAAGCTGGCGGAGCCGCTGCAGCGCTGGATTGCGGAGGCGGAAGCGGCGTGGAGCGTACGGTACGCCGAATTGTGGAACGGCGCGATGCGGGCGTGCGCCGCTGTCCTGCGGCAGGATATCGAAGCTTTCGCGCGGGGCAAGCTGGCGTCGCTGGATGCCGGCGATGAGGAGCTGGCGCAGCTCAAACGGCTTCATGCCGAGCTGTCCGCGCTGTAA
- a CDS encoding NAD/NADP transhydrogenase alpha subunit, whose protein sequence is MKCISVYTRDFALFSDIYEQIIEASPGENEELVIEGVTVSGAGDVPEQYIERMRIKPEVVVMKEKERNVTILQHGDVFEICLPVVEAV, encoded by the coding sequence ATGAAATGCATTTCGGTTTACACGAGGGATTTTGCGTTGTTTTCCGATATTTACGAGCAGATAATCGAGGCTTCGCCCGGCGAGAATGAAGAGCTTGTTATCGAAGGCGTGACGGTCAGCGGCGCGGGCGATGTGCCCGAGCAATATATCGAGCGCATGCGCATCAAGCCCGAGGTTGTCGTGATGAAAGAAAAAGAGCGCAACGTGACGATTTTGCAGCACGGCGACGTATTTGAAATTTGCCTGCCGGTCGTCGAGGCGGTATAA
- a CDS encoding HesB/YadR/YfhF family protein, producing the protein MKIVVAQPAARWYKQEMELCEGDSLRFFVRLGGHGSVQPGFSLGVMKDTPRSPALKQVVEGILFYIEEDNVWYLEEKELHVHYDESFEDIRYELV; encoded by the coding sequence ATGAAAATTGTGGTTGCGCAGCCGGCTGCGCGCTGGTACAAGCAGGAAATGGAGCTGTGCGAGGGCGACAGCCTGCGCTTTTTTGTCCGCTTGGGCGGTCACGGCAGCGTTCAGCCGGGCTTTTCGCTCGGGGTGATGAAGGATACGCCCCGGTCGCCGGCGCTGAAGCAGGTCGTGGAAGGAATTTTGTTTTATATCGAAGAAGACAATGTCTGGTATTTGGAAGAAAAAGAGCTGCACGTCCATTATGACGAAAGCTTCGAAGATATCCGGTATGAACTGGTCTAA
- a CDS encoding N-acetylmuramoyl-L-alanine amidase family protein: protein MKKFVTAVMLLFLLFSIFPSLVAGAAAPPTPALYLNGKPLQSSAEPMLIGQTTFVPIRTISEGLGFSVGWKSPNVTIFNGETSMQLTISSKTALVDGQKAALSAPPVIKQSLTLVPLRFVGEQFGLSVYWDQQTKSVFLYQKAASPPAAGAGGSNTSPGAPNDSSSNGNSSVPGGGSDSGSGTNGGTSVPADGSGGGNADVPDANGDTVQLKGIQYDGLSSVYLPYAGDAPQVKTQVLTNPDRLVIDLPDTAFAADFSPSFTMTGTLMGQILIDSHPTLKGIRYSLYSDNPSTIRVVFDLSAPTQYNVVNDNGALRVDLLGATGPATPPVVPASDKPPGAYKIVIDPGHGGKDPGALAVNGRNEKEYNLALALKVKALLDKEPMLQGYLTRTDDTFVELDDRAKFANDLKADVFISLHGNSIDKSSVSGSETYYCRPDSVNLANIMQKHLVMGTGFPDRSVRQANFVVIKKTTMPAVLLESGYLTNPGDASVMFDDAKQEKIAEQIVAGIKEYLNLT, encoded by the coding sequence ATGAAGAAGTTTGTAACCGCTGTAATGCTGCTATTCCTGCTCTTTTCCATCTTTCCGTCCCTTGTCGCCGGCGCAGCGGCCCCCCCTACGCCGGCGCTCTATTTGAACGGCAAGCCGCTGCAATCGTCCGCCGAGCCTATGCTGATCGGACAAACAACCTTTGTGCCGATCCGCACCATCTCCGAAGGACTCGGCTTCAGCGTCGGGTGGAAATCGCCGAACGTCACCATTTTTAACGGCGAGACGAGCATGCAGCTGACAATCAGCAGCAAAACCGCACTTGTCGACGGCCAGAAGGCAGCGCTGAGCGCGCCGCCGGTCATCAAGCAGTCGCTCACGCTTGTTCCGCTTCGTTTTGTCGGTGAACAATTCGGTCTCAGCGTTTACTGGGATCAACAAACCAAATCGGTGTTTTTGTATCAGAAAGCGGCATCGCCACCCGCAGCGGGAGCAGGCGGGAGCAATACATCGCCGGGGGCTCCAAACGACTCGTCCTCGAACGGGAATTCTTCGGTACCGGGCGGCGGGTCCGATTCGGGCTCCGGAACGAACGGCGGCACCTCAGTTCCCGCAGACGGCAGCGGCGGCGGAAATGCTGACGTCCCGGATGCAAACGGGGATACCGTACAGCTCAAAGGGATTCAATATGACGGGCTGAGCAGCGTCTATTTGCCTTATGCCGGCGATGCGCCCCAAGTCAAAACGCAGGTGCTGACGAATCCGGACCGGCTCGTCATCGATCTGCCGGATACGGCGTTTGCCGCGGATTTTTCGCCAAGCTTCACGATGACCGGCACGCTGATGGGGCAAATCCTGATCGATTCCCATCCGACTTTGAAGGGGATTCGGTATTCGCTTTATTCGGACAACCCTTCGACCATCCGCGTCGTGTTCGACTTGTCGGCGCCGACCCAATATAACGTCGTGAACGATAACGGCGCGCTGCGCGTCGATCTGCTCGGCGCAACGGGACCGGCGACGCCTCCGGTCGTGCCGGCTTCGGACAAGCCCCCCGGGGCTTATAAAATCGTGATCGACCCCGGACACGGAGGCAAGGATCCCGGCGCGCTGGCTGTGAACGGCCGCAACGAGAAGGAATATAATTTGGCGCTCGCGCTCAAGGTGAAGGCGCTGCTCGACAAGGAACCGATGCTCCAGGGCTACCTGACAAGAACGGACGACACGTTCGTCGAGCTGGACGACCGGGCGAAATTCGCGAACGATTTGAAAGCGGACGTATTTATTTCGCTTCATGGCAATTCGATCGACAAATCAAGCGTATCCGGATCGGAAACGTATTACTGCCGTCCCGACAGCGTTAATTTGGCGAATATCATGCAAAAGCATCTTGTCATGGGGACCGGATTCCCGGACCGCAGCGTGCGCCAGGCCAATTTTGTCGTCATCAAAAAAACGACGATGCCGGCCGTCCTGCTCGAATCGGGCTACCTGACCAATCCCGGCGACGCGTCGGTTATGTTCGACGATGCGAAGCAGGAGAAAATCGCCGAACAAATCGTCGCGGGCATTAAAGAATATTTAAACCTGACCTAG